In Carya illinoinensis cultivar Pawnee chromosome 7, C.illinoinensisPawnee_v1, whole genome shotgun sequence, the following are encoded in one genomic region:
- the LOC122314891 gene encoding UDP-glycosyltransferase 91C1 — MENGKVLHVAVFPWLAVGHLVPFMRLSKYLAQKGHRVSFISTCRNISRLPKIPPNLSSLINLVSLPLPKVDGLPDRAESSADVPHNKQQLLKRAFDLLDSPLANFLEASRPDWIIYDYPSHWLPRLAAQFGVSRAYFSLFTAACLSFIGPSEVLIDTDPRSTAEDFSVVPKWIPFPSNVVYRVHEISKNVDGSSGNESGTSDVIRFGIAAAESDVVAIRTSAELEPEWLNLLAELYRKPLLPIGFLPPVMEDEEEEENDARWVYIEEWLDKQRVNSVVYVALGTEATLSPQELNELGLGLEESGLPFFWVLRNALAQNELPAGFEERVRDRGIVHVGWVPQVKILSHESVGGFLTHCGWNSVVEGLGFGRVLVLLPVLNDQGLNARLLQGKKLGVEINRDERDGSFTRESVAESVRLAMVYEAGEYLRDRAKEVKGLFGDKDKNDHLVAGFIRFLEENRL, encoded by the coding sequence ATGGAAAACGGTAAGGTTTTGCATGTGGCAGTTTTCCCATGGCTAGCCGTTGGCCACCTCGTACCCTTCATGCGCCTATCCAAGTACTTAGCCCAAAAGGGTCACAGAGTTTCCTTCATTTCCACCTGTCGGAACATTAGCAGGCTTCCCAAAATACCTCCGAATCTCTCCTCTCTAATAAACCTCGTCAGCCTGCCTTTGCCCAAAGTCGATGGTTTACCCGACCGGGCCGAGTCCTCAGCGGACGTACCCCACAACAAGCAACAGTTGCTGAAAAGGGCTTTCGATTTACTGGATTCTCCATTGGCTAACTTCCTTGAAGCCTCGAGGCCCGATTGGATTATCTACGACTATCCCTCTCACTGGCTTCCCCGACTTGCCGCTCAGTTCGGTGTCTCACGCGCCTACTTCAGCCTCTTCACCGCTGCGTGTCTATCTTTTATAGGCCCATCCGAGGTGCTTATCGACACCGATCCTAGATCGACTGCCGAGGATTTCTCGGTAGTCCCGAAATGGATCCCGTTTCCCTCCAACGTGGTGTATCGGGTTCACGAGATATCAAAGAACGTGGATGGCTCGAGCGGAAACGAGTCCGGCACATCAGATGTCATCCGCTTTGGTATTGCCGCTGCGGAGAGTGATGTCGTGGCTATTAGGACTAGTGCCGAACTTGAACCGGAATGGTTGAATTTGCTAGCTGAGCTTTACCGGAAACCTCTGCTTCCGATTGGGTTTTTGCCTCCGGTTatggaggatgaagaggaggaggagaacgATGCGAGATGGGTTTATATCGAAGAGTGGTTGGACAAACAGAGAGTTAACTCAGTCGTTTACGTTGCACTGGGGACTGAGGCAACTCTGAGTCCGCAAGAACTGAACGAGTTGGGTCTTGGGTTGGAGGAGTCTGGTTTACCGTTCTTTTGGGTGCTGAGGAACGCGTTGGCTCAGAACGAGTTACCAGCTGGGTTCGAGGAGCGAGTTAGGGACCGCGGAATTGTTCATGTTGGGTGGGTCCCGCAGGTGAAGATATTGAGCCACGAGTCGGTCGGGGGCTTCTTGACTCACTGTGGTTGGAACTCGGTCGTAGAGGGGCTTGGGTTTGGCCGAGTTCTGGTTCTATTACCTGTGTTAAATGACCAAGGGCTCAATGCTAGGTTGTTGCAGGGGAAGAAACTTGGGGTGGAGATTAACAGAGATGAGCGAGACGGATCATTTACTCGTGAGTCAGTAGCGGAGTCAGTGAGGTTGGCAATGGTGTACGAAGCCGGCGAGTACTTGAGGGACAGGGCAAAGGAAGTGAAGGGTTTGTTTGGGGATAAGGATAAGAATGATCATCTTGTGGCCGGCTTTATTCGTTTCCTTGAAGAGAATAGGTTGTGA